CTTGACGAGGTTGCGGGCCTCGAGCGTGGGACCGGTCATCGGACCTCCTCCTGACTGGGCTGGTTGCCGGTGCGCACGAAGTCGCCGCGCGCGCCGGTCAGGCTGGGGAAGCTCGACAGCAGCCGTTTCGTGTACTCGTGCTGCGGCGTGCGGTAGATCTCCTCCGCCGTGCCCTCCTCGACGATCTCCCCCTGCAGCATCACCGCGATGCGGTCGCTGATCTCGATCAGCATCGGGAGGTCGTGCGTGATGAAGATCACCGCGAACCCGAGCCGCTCGCGCAGGCGCATGATCTCGCGGATGATCCCCCGCTGGACCACGACGTCGAGCGCCGTGGTGGGCTCGTCCATGATCATCACCTGCGGGTCGAGGGCCAGCGCCATCGCGATCATCATGCGCTGGCGCATGCCGCCGGACAGCTCGTGCGGGAAGCTCGTCAGCCGCGACGGGTCGACGCCGACGAGCGTGAGCAGCTCCTCCGCGCGCGCCTGCTTGTCCTTCTTCGACATCCCGGGACGGTGCGTGTCGAAGATGTCGAAGATCTGCGCCCGCACATCGATCACCGGATTGAGGGAGTTCATCGCCCCCTGGAAGACCATCGAGATCTTGTCCCAGCGGAACGCCCGCAGTCCGTCGCCGTCGAGCGCGACGATGTCGATGTCGTGCCCGTCTCGATCGTGGAAGACGATCTCCCCGCCGGTCATCAGCGCCGGCGCCTTGAGCAGTCGGTTCATCCCGTACGCGAGCGTCGTCTTGCCGCATCCCGATTCCCCGGCGAGTCCGAGGATCTCGCCGCGGTTGAGCGTCAGCGACACGTTCCGCACGGCCTTGACCGGAGGATCGACCTCGTACTCGATCGACACGTTGCGGGCCGTGAGCACGGCGTCCGGAGCGCTCATGCGGCGACCCCCTTCGTCTTGGCCGCCTTGCGCACACGCCGAGCAGCATCCGGCGCGGCGCGCAGCTTCGGGTTGATGACCTCGTCGATCGCGAAGTTGATCAGCGCGAGTCCCGCACCGAGCACGGCGATCATGACCCCCGGCGGCACGAACCACCACCACGCCCCTCGTCCGAGCGCCTGCCCGGACTGCGCGTCGTTCAGGATGGTCCCCCAGGTGATGGAGGAGTTCGGCCCGAGGCCG
This genomic interval from Microbacterium hydrocarbonoxydans contains the following:
- a CDS encoding ABC transporter ATP-binding protein, whose translation is MSAPDAVLTARNVSIEYEVDPPVKAVRNVSLTLNRGEILGLAGESGCGKTTLAYGMNRLLKAPALMTGGEIVFHDRDGHDIDIVALDGDGLRAFRWDKISMVFQGAMNSLNPVIDVRAQIFDIFDTHRPGMSKKDKQARAEELLTLVGVDPSRLTSFPHELSGGMRQRMMIAMALALDPQVMIMDEPTTALDVVVQRGIIREIMRLRERLGFAVIFITHDLPMLIEISDRIAVMLQGEIVEEGTAEEIYRTPQHEYTKRLLSSFPSLTGARGDFVRTGNQPSQEEVR